In one window of Paraburkholderia phymatum STM815 DNA:
- a CDS encoding DNA cytosine methyltransferase → MKRDLISLPLDLGSELIIDNFAGGGGASTGLERAFGRPVDVAINHDPEAIAMHTANHPHTAHYCESVFGVDPIAVTRNQPAALVWLSPDCKHFSKAKGSTPVSKKIRGLAWIGLRWAATVKPRVIMLENVEEFQTWGPLAADGRPDPKQKGRTFRSFVNALRAQGYVVDWRELRACDFGAPTIRKRLFLVARRDHLPIVWPTPTHGDPKSAAVRAGKLQPWRTAAECIDWSLPCPSIFERSKPLKDATLRRIAKGIMKFVVNSADPFIVSYYTADDRFRGQPVDAPLGTPTTANRFAVVAPTLMHLTHQGADRNGDLNQPLATVTGAHRGEQALVSATLIQTGYGEREGQSPRVPGLDKPLGTAVAGGVKHAVVSAFLAKHYGGVVGTGVDVPTGTVTTTDHHSVVTSHLLKLRNNQFGQDVREPMPTLTAGGGHVGEVRTLLQKYHGPDALGIVTIRGEQYAIVDIGMRMLTPRELARAQGFPDSYVLDPVFEGKPLSKTAQVRMIGNSVCPDLSTALVVANFAHEKQLAGVAA, encoded by the coding sequence ATGAAACGCGATCTGATCAGCTTGCCGCTGGACCTCGGGAGCGAACTTATCATCGACAACTTCGCTGGCGGCGGTGGTGCGAGCACCGGCCTCGAGCGCGCGTTCGGCCGTCCCGTCGACGTCGCGATCAACCACGACCCGGAGGCGATCGCTATGCACACGGCGAACCATCCGCACACCGCGCACTACTGCGAGAGCGTCTTCGGCGTTGATCCGATTGCAGTGACGCGTAATCAGCCCGCTGCGCTGGTGTGGCTGTCGCCCGACTGCAAGCACTTCAGCAAAGCGAAGGGCTCCACGCCGGTATCGAAGAAGATCCGAGGACTCGCGTGGATCGGCCTACGCTGGGCAGCGACGGTCAAGCCGCGCGTGATTATGCTCGAAAACGTTGAAGAGTTTCAGACGTGGGGCCCGTTGGCCGCCGACGGCCGCCCCGACCCGAAGCAGAAGGGCCGCACGTTCCGTTCGTTCGTAAATGCGCTTCGTGCGCAGGGTTACGTAGTCGACTGGCGCGAGCTGCGCGCCTGCGACTTCGGCGCGCCGACGATCCGCAAGCGCCTGTTTCTTGTCGCACGCCGCGATCATCTGCCCATCGTGTGGCCGACGCCCACGCACGGCGACCCGAAGAGCGCAGCCGTGCGCGCGGGGAAACTTCAACCGTGGCGCACTGCCGCAGAGTGCATCGACTGGTCGCTGCCCTGCCCGTCGATCTTCGAGCGCTCCAAGCCGCTGAAGGACGCGACGCTGCGCAGAATCGCGAAAGGCATCATGAAGTTCGTCGTGAATAGCGCCGATCCGTTCATCGTTTCGTATTACACGGCGGACGACCGTTTCCGTGGACAGCCTGTCGATGCCCCGCTCGGCACGCCGACGACAGCAAACCGCTTCGCCGTCGTTGCGCCGACGCTCATGCACCTGACGCACCAGGGCGCTGATCGTAACGGCGATCTCAACCAACCGTTGGCGACGGTGACCGGCGCGCATCGCGGCGAGCAGGCGCTCGTGTCGGCGACGCTGATCCAGACGGGTTACGGCGAGCGCGAAGGCCAATCGCCGCGCGTTCCCGGCCTCGATAAGCCGCTCGGCACGGCCGTCGCGGGCGGCGTCAAGCATGCGGTCGTTTCTGCCTTCCTCGCGAAACACTATGGCGGCGTTGTCGGTACGGGCGTCGATGTGCCAACTGGCACCGTGACGACCACCGACCATCACTCGGTTGTGACGTCGCACTTGCTGAAGCTGCGCAACAACCAGTTTGGCCAGGACGTGCGCGAGCCGATGCCCACGCTTACAGCGGGCGGCGGCCACGTCGGCGAAGTGCGCACGCTGCTGCAGAAGTATCACGGCCCCGACGCGCTCGGCATCGTAACGATCCGCGGCGAGCAATACGCAATCGTCGACATTGGCATGCGCATGCTCACGCCGCGCGAATTGGCGCGCGCCCAAGGATTTCCCGACAGCTACGTGCTCGACCCCGTGTTCGAAGGCAAGCCGCTCTCTAAGACTGCGCAAGTACGGATGATCGGCAATAGCGTCTGCCCGGATCTTTCCACTGCACTTGTCGTCGCCAACTTCGCGCACGAAAAGCAACTTGCCGGCGTCGCCGCCTGA
- a CDS encoding HNH endonuclease — MGKRYEIDPLTNYTVDENGCWIYQGRKDAYGYGQVWWRDRDWRAHRAFYTHHKGEIPNGLFACHTCDNPPCVNPDHIFLGTNNDNIQDCVSKGRQNSSRGIRQHSAKLNPAKVVEARRRHAAGETTASLARAFGIVESAMYKIIRRITWKTAEQDLAASSATASDKEGA; from the coding sequence ATGGGCAAGCGATACGAGATCGACCCGCTGACGAACTACACGGTCGACGAGAATGGTTGCTGGATCTACCAAGGTCGGAAGGACGCATACGGCTATGGGCAAGTCTGGTGGCGCGACAGGGACTGGCGCGCGCACCGGGCGTTCTACACGCATCACAAGGGCGAAATTCCGAATGGCCTGTTTGCTTGCCATACCTGCGATAACCCGCCGTGCGTGAACCCGGATCACATCTTCCTCGGCACGAACAACGACAACATTCAGGACTGTGTTAGCAAGGGACGTCAGAACTCGTCGCGAGGTATCCGCCAACACTCTGCGAAGCTTAACCCGGCGAAGGTAGTTGAAGCGCGTCGCCGGCATGCCGCTGGCGAGACTACCGCTTCCCTTGCGCGTGCGTTCGGCATTGTCGAATCAGCGATGTACAAGATTATTCGGCGCATCACATGGAAGACGGCTGAGCAGGACTTGGCCGCCTCTAGCGCCACAGCCAGCGACAAGGAGGGAGCGTGA
- a CDS encoding class I SAM-dependent methyltransferase, translating into MKLILDPCCGSRMFWFDRANPAVVFGDQRRETVTVTDRSHGREDGTRTLNIEPDFLMDFRALPYPEASFKLVSFDPPHLVRAGPKSWLAAKYGKLSQDWREDLRRGFAECFRVLDDHGVLVFKWNETQIKVGEVLALTPEKPLFGQVSGRKGMTHWLVFMKRAASDSAQGGPA; encoded by the coding sequence GTGAAGCTGATTCTCGATCCTTGCTGCGGCAGCCGCATGTTCTGGTTTGATCGCGCGAATCCTGCCGTCGTGTTCGGCGACCAGCGACGCGAGACCGTCACCGTCACGGACCGCTCACACGGCCGCGAAGACGGTACGCGCACGTTGAACATCGAACCGGATTTTCTGATGGACTTCCGCGCACTGCCGTATCCCGAGGCCTCATTCAAGCTCGTGTCGTTTGATCCGCCGCACCTGGTGCGCGCAGGCCCGAAAAGCTGGCTTGCGGCGAAGTACGGAAAGCTGTCACAGGACTGGCGTGAAGATCTGCGCCGCGGCTTCGCCGAGTGCTTCCGCGTTCTCGATGATCACGGCGTGCTGGTCTTCAAGTGGAATGAAACGCAGATCAAGGTCGGCGAGGTGCTCGCGCTCACGCCTGAGAAGCCACTGTTCGGCCAGGTCAGCGGACGCAAGGGAATGACGCACTGGCTCGTGTTCATGAAGCGCGCAGCCAGCGACAGCGCTCAAGGAGGTCCGGCGTGA
- a CDS encoding Lar family restriction alleviation protein, whose product MTDNNKTLLPCPFCGATPFLHRGEGIVGISCGLDSACNKTGLCVAFSPEKEASAIDAWNRRAAPVADSAEKSPASNGKRGKNCGHSEGCVWPADDMIDEQRPAVIRQFPNVDAEASAMAKDAERYRYLRHFTRGQQTFGGVSTGAAPRLQWFEFPAVAPLGNVMKGAVSQHLDEAIDAAIAASAHRAEPREC is encoded by the coding sequence ATGACTGACAACAACAAGACTCTGCTTCCGTGCCCGTTTTGCGGTGCAACGCCGTTCCTACATCGAGGCGAAGGAATCGTCGGCATCTCATGCGGCCTCGACTCCGCATGCAATAAGACTGGGCTTTGCGTGGCATTCTCTCCCGAGAAAGAGGCTTCCGCGATCGACGCGTGGAATCGGCGCGCCGCCCCTGTCGCTGACAGCGCAGAAAAAAGCCCCGCTTCCAATGGAAAGCGAGGCAAGAACTGCGGGCATTCCGAGGGTTGCGTCTGGCCCGCTGACGACATGATCGACGAACAGCGCCCCGCGGTGATTCGGCAATTTCCGAATGTCGATGCAGAAGCGTCTGCAATGGCGAAAGATGCAGAGCGGTATCGGTATCTGCGCCACTTCACGCGCGGCCAGCAGACTTTCGGTGGCGTATCGACTGGCGCTGCCCCCCGGCTGCAATGGTTCGAGTTTCCCGCTGTTGCGCCGCTTGGCAATGTCATGAAAGGCGCCGTATCTCAGCATCTCGACGAAGCCATCGACGCCGCTATCGCGGCATCCGCGCACAGGGCTGAACCTCGTGAATGTTGA
- a CDS encoding phage Gp37/Gp68 family protein — translation MSENSKIEWTDHTFNPWEGCQKVGPGCDHCYAETRNARFAGGTAINWGPGAPRRRTSPANWRKPLHWNAVHGNFLYQHGRRQRVFCASLADVFDNAVDPAWRADLFALIKQTPNLDWLLLTKRIGNVPAMLAEIGITGLPWNVWLGATIVNRSEMLRDAEKLLTVEARVRFWSVEPMLGDLGDIPSELLPDWVICGGESGHGARPMHPDWARSLRDQCDAAGVQFLFKQWGEWMPADADDCDPGIDSRRLMWSDGAPYSEQDGQRAAALLAHVGKKAAGRLLDGRTRDGFPRDAA, via the coding sequence ATGAGCGAGAACAGCAAAATCGAATGGACAGACCACACGTTCAATCCGTGGGAAGGCTGCCAGAAGGTCGGGCCCGGCTGCGATCACTGCTACGCCGAGACGCGCAATGCGCGCTTCGCGGGCGGTACCGCTATCAACTGGGGACCGGGCGCGCCGCGGCGCCGCACGTCGCCTGCGAACTGGCGTAAGCCGCTGCACTGGAATGCGGTGCACGGGAACTTCCTCTATCAGCACGGTCGTCGCCAGCGCGTGTTCTGCGCATCGCTCGCGGACGTATTTGATAACGCCGTTGATCCGGCATGGCGCGCCGATCTCTTCGCGTTAATCAAGCAGACACCGAACCTCGACTGGCTGCTTCTGACCAAGCGCATCGGCAACGTCCCAGCGATGTTGGCAGAGATCGGCATTACGGGCCTGCCGTGGAACGTGTGGCTCGGCGCGACCATCGTCAACCGGTCAGAGATGCTGCGCGACGCTGAAAAGCTTCTCACTGTGGAGGCGCGCGTGCGCTTCTGGAGCGTCGAACCGATGCTCGGCGACCTCGGAGACATACCATCCGAACTGCTCCCAGACTGGGTCATCTGCGGCGGTGAAAGCGGCCATGGCGCGCGACCGATGCATCCCGACTGGGCGCGATCGCTGCGCGATCAATGCGATGCGGCCGGAGTTCAATTCCTGTTCAAGCAATGGGGCGAGTGGATGCCTGCCGACGCTGATGACTGCGACCCGGGTATCGATAGTCGACGCCTGATGTGGAGCGACGGCGCCCCCTATTCAGAACAGGATGGCCAGCGCGCCGCAGCCCTCTTGGCACACGTCGGCAAGAAAGCCGCAGGCCGCCTGCTCGACGGCCGCACGCGCGATGGATTTCCGCGAGATGCGGCATGA
- a CDS encoding DUF4224 domain-containing protein yields MFLSAEELVELTGRRQRASQEAALRAMGIEHKVRADGRLVVSRRHVEQQLGAAGDSSAQHEVMPDWSAA; encoded by the coding sequence ATGTTTCTTTCAGCAGAAGAGCTCGTCGAACTGACCGGCCGCCGCCAGCGCGCTTCGCAGGAAGCAGCGCTGCGCGCGATGGGCATCGAGCACAAGGTACGCGCCGATGGCCGCCTGGTCGTCTCGCGCCGTCACGTCGAGCAGCAGCTCGGCGCGGCCGGCGACAGCAGCGCGCAACACGAAGTTATGCCGGATTGGAGCGCAGCGTAA